One genomic window of Methanospirillum lacunae includes the following:
- a CDS encoding PKD domain-containing protein translates to MEPKVEIMSKKCDGLRRRIIPALVSILFFCSLISVSSAVTLTIQNVTIAGTGSTGSSALVLDSVPNGLAGFKIDTSMTPVGIARPVSVTFPSVYTMKNSTTLPADQVRVVGVDLTGGIEAGATNVTLCTFSMEGVATGTTSMVASIGELTDDSGSPISATIVNSTITVGSATPAPTASPTVTVTATSTPTATPTSFPTVTPTVTISPTPVPGTVDFTASPSSGAAPLTVVFTPLVNGSVSGYIWSFGDGTSSDLQSPSHVYASGTYPVSLTVTFSEGGTASVTKPGYIIVNSSGPTPTKTATSTPTPTPVPLVANFSATPVTGVPPLSVQFVDRSEGIPTKWHWNFGDGVYSTVMNPLHVYGGIGRYTVTLEVENNDNSAIVRKTSIIETKSK, encoded by the coding sequence ATGGAACCAAAGGTTGAGATCATGAGTAAAAAATGTGATGGATTACGTCGGAGAATAATTCCTGCTTTGGTATCGATTTTGTTCTTTTGTTCTCTTATCTCTGTGTCTTCTGCTGTGACATTGACAATTCAGAATGTAACTATTGCTGGCACAGGTTCTACCGGTTCTTCTGCTCTGGTCTTGGATTCGGTACCGAATGGACTCGCGGGCTTTAAAATTGATACCTCGATGACCCCTGTTGGAATTGCGAGGCCTGTATCTGTTACATTTCCATCAGTGTATACGATGAAAAACAGCACCACTCTGCCTGCTGATCAAGTGAGGGTTGTTGGTGTTGATCTCACGGGTGGGATAGAAGCTGGCGCAACAAATGTGACTCTCTGTACTTTTTCTATGGAAGGAGTTGCTACAGGTACCACGAGTATGGTAGCATCAATTGGGGAACTGACAGATGATAGTGGTTCACCAATAAGTGCAACAATAGTCAATTCAACGATAACTGTCGGTTCGGCCACTCCTGCCCCTACTGCATCACCTACTGTCACGGTCACAGCGACGTCAACTCCGACAGCAACACCCACTTCTTTCCCTACGGTGACCCCTACTGTCACCATTTCACCAACTCCGGTTCCTGGAACTGTTGATTTTACTGCATCACCAAGTTCGGGCGCTGCCCCTTTGACGGTCGTCTTTACTCCTCTGGTTAATGGTTCTGTATCCGGGTACATCTGGTCTTTTGGGGATGGTACTTCGTCCGATCTTCAAAGTCCGTCTCATGTATATGCATCAGGTACCTACCCGGTTTCATTAACGGTTACCTTTTCTGAAGGGGGAACTGCATCAGTAACAAAACCGGGATATATTATAGTGAATAGTAGTGGGCCAACTCCGACAAAAACGGCAACATCTACTCCAACTCCAACCCCTGTCCCTCTAGTTGCGAATTTTTCTGCAACTCCAGTGACAGGAGTGCCACCCTTATCTGTCCAATTTGTTGATCGTTCTGAGGGAATTCCCACAAAATGGCACTGGAACTTTGGCGACGGTGTATATTCCACTGTAATGAACCCCTTACACGTGTACGGGGGCATCGGGCGATATACAGTTACACTTGAGGTTGAGAACAATGACAATTCAGCCATTGTCAGGAAAACCTCAATTATAGAGACAAAATCAAAATAA
- the hypF gene encoding carbamoyltransferase HypF — protein MERQGRIIIRGIVQGVGFRPFVYAKAHELGIVGTVQNAGSEVRINAYGDKFEKFRDLVADGTPLSVIDSVETLPIQGPWPDSFSIIPSAEGSLTGLIPPDVATCDDCIEDIFRISGRYEGYFATSCVNCGPRYSIIRTLPYDRERTAMDEFPPCNECTTEYVDPLCRRHHAQTIACNSCGPQLTLLTSTGEILQIQDPIKETSKLLDQGEILAIRGIGGFHIACIGDVAEELKKRLGRPEQPLAIMAHLDVIRKLTDISNEEEITLRSPAAPIMVLDKKDPTAISHVSNLHTVGCMLPYTGLHHLIFAALKSPFLIMTSANVPGYPMITDQEQIVSRLSKTVGYILTHNRDIVNRCDDSVIRKNLIIRLSRGLAPRRVAHDLGNEAILGVGPELNANVTIYRDGFTITSPHIGNVRNPATFAYLTETIERLSSLLKPNIKVIAHDLHPQFLSTRFAKEMAEDIGATIIPVQHHMAHIAAACQDPCVGIAIDGVGYGTDGTVWGGEIFTGEVPHLSRVAHLQPVLMPGGDLATKFPERMLYGILPDEQTEQILTSRGWSEPDLKILSQQVSKRFNTVQTTSTGRILDAAAALLGICRQKTYDGEPAMKLESAAWGVKPELWPLSFGKDQDSRILDTSSLLMITRDKYARSESDASAIQTIASSFQFNLARGIAKLAIDAAEEEGYTNIALSGGVSYNEAIRRTIAEEVKTQGMKLVINREYPLGDGCISYGQCVWAGMSRQ, from the coding sequence ATGGAAAGACAGGGCCGGATAATTATCAGGGGTATCGTACAGGGTGTGGGGTTCCGTCCTTTTGTCTATGCAAAAGCACATGAACTCGGAATAGTTGGAACAGTCCAGAATGCCGGGTCAGAAGTCCGTATTAACGCCTATGGTGATAAGTTCGAAAAGTTTAGAGACCTTGTTGCTGACGGAACACCCCTCTCAGTGATAGACTCAGTAGAAACCCTTCCCATACAAGGTCCATGGCCGGACTCATTTTCAATAATTCCAAGTGCCGAGGGATCTCTCACCGGACTTATTCCACCTGATGTTGCAACCTGTGACGACTGTATTGAAGATATATTTAGGATATCAGGAAGATATGAAGGTTATTTTGCCACCTCATGTGTGAACTGTGGACCACGATACTCGATCATCAGAACACTCCCTTATGACCGGGAACGTACAGCGATGGATGAATTCCCCCCTTGTAATGAATGCACAACTGAATACGTAGATCCGCTTTGTCGCCGGCACCATGCCCAGACCATAGCCTGTAACTCCTGTGGACCACAACTTACCCTTCTTACTAGTACAGGAGAGATCCTACAAATCCAGGATCCCATCAAAGAAACATCAAAACTCCTTGATCAGGGTGAAATTTTAGCAATCAGAGGAATAGGAGGGTTTCATATCGCCTGCATCGGGGATGTCGCCGAAGAACTCAAAAAGCGGCTTGGCAGACCTGAGCAACCTCTTGCCATCATGGCTCATCTGGACGTTATCCGGAAACTCACCGATATCTCAAATGAAGAGGAAATAACTTTGAGGAGTCCGGCTGCTCCAATAATGGTTCTTGACAAGAAGGATCCTACAGCAATTTCACATGTAAGTAATCTACACACTGTCGGCTGTATGCTCCCATATACCGGATTGCATCACCTGATCTTCGCAGCCCTTAAATCTCCATTCCTGATCATGACCAGTGCCAATGTCCCCGGGTATCCTATGATAACGGATCAGGAGCAGATTGTTTCCAGGTTATCAAAAACGGTTGGATATATCCTCACTCACAATCGGGATATCGTAAACCGTTGTGATGACTCAGTAATCAGAAAAAACCTGATTATCAGGCTTTCCCGGGGACTCGCACCAAGGAGGGTGGCACATGACCTTGGAAACGAGGCCATTCTGGGGGTAGGCCCTGAACTCAATGCAAATGTCACTATTTACCGGGATGGGTTCACAATAACCTCACCCCATATAGGAAATGTTAGAAATCCTGCTACCTTCGCCTACCTGACAGAGACAATAGAAAGACTTTCCAGCCTGTTAAAACCAAATATCAAAGTAATTGCCCACGATCTTCATCCTCAGTTTCTCTCAACACGTTTTGCTAAGGAGATGGCTGAAGATATCGGTGCCACAATTATTCCAGTTCAGCATCATATGGCCCATATTGCCGCTGCCTGCCAGGATCCATGCGTTGGCATTGCCATTGATGGTGTTGGGTATGGAACTGACGGTACAGTATGGGGAGGAGAGATCTTTACCGGTGAGGTACCTCATTTGAGTCGCGTTGCCCATCTGCAACCGGTTTTAATGCCAGGCGGAGATTTAGCAACAAAATTCCCTGAACGAATGTTGTATGGGATCCTTCCAGATGAGCAGACAGAACAGATCTTAACTTCGCGAGGCTGGAGTGAGCCAGACCTTAAAATTTTAAGCCAGCAGGTTAGTAAACGGTTCAATACAGTTCAGACAACAAGTACAGGGAGAATCCTTGATGCAGCAGCTGCACTCCTAGGGATCTGTAGACAAAAAACCTATGATGGAGAACCTGCGATGAAACTTGAATCTGCAGCATGGGGAGTGAAACCAGAACTGTGGCCACTATCCTTTGGAAAGGACCAAGACAGTAGAATTCTTGATACTTCATCCCTCCTCATGATCACCAGGGATAAGTACGCCAGGTCTGAAAGTGATGCAAGTGCAATTCAAACGATTGCTTCCTCATTCCAATTTAACCTTGCACGGGGTATCGCTAAACTCGCGATTGACGCTGCCGAAGAAGAGGGATATACGAATATCGCACTCTCAGGGGGTGTTTCATATAATGAAGCAATAAGAAGAACGATTGCAGAAGAGGTCAAAACACAGGGAATGAAACTGGTTATCAACAGAGAATATCCACTTGGTGATGGGTGTATCTCATACGGTCAATGTGTTTGGGCAGGAATGAGCAGACAATAA
- a CDS encoding DEAD/DEAH box helicase: MKAIVQPTKKYYKILFFETHHVNATAIIELIDTPKGIRPSHYRMRRGSGSGYRNLPTRDLVIHLRRAKVRLTCPDGPFEAFLHDLQIPFTYVELCRFCLMEDRIAELDRDQAIMYGEDEWICLPCARKELRRELAHMGRLGRNALSHLDELLDKYRSVDRVLATIEPGEHSFDHTLYDRLIAHPVVETSRLDELPLPRQFVDLANVESLMPVQQIAVEAGLLYGKDLLVVAATASGKTFIGEMAGFKNFLEKRGRMIFLVPLVALAFQKYDRFAKKYGKIAEISIITGTSRIQISDNRRPGNRDRGASIIIATYEGIDHLLRCGMKLHDIGTVVIDEVQMLEDKERGHRVDGLIARMKFNSPKAQFLYLSATIGHPKLLAKKLSCELVRYDERPVTLERYLVFLERQQKIPTEKKLVQDEYNKVSSKGFHNQTIIFTNSRARCHVISDKLGEGVAPYHAGLTQEERRHVENQFEKGEIRAVVTTAALAAGVDFPASQVIFDSLAMGIEWLTVQEFQQMSGRAGRPDYHDLGKVVILAEPGGSYSRSSRMTEEEVAMGLLKGEMGEVAPVYTLEQSSEIYVANAVVAAGDRNIMQKIEASLVGEPEPVEELLLQRNLVFREGGTIRLTPLSRLMAEHFIGVERLTRIIDLVKETKDPLEILAELDCATDEEAALLQRQRGRQAELHGSLMEKRKKRPGKRHR, encoded by the coding sequence ATGAAGGCAATCGTTCAGCCGACTAAAAAGTATTACAAGATCCTGTTTTTTGAAACTCATCATGTAAATGCGACAGCCATCATAGAACTCATAGATACACCCAAGGGTATCAGGCCTTCCCATTACCGGATGAGGCGAGGGAGTGGTTCTGGGTACAGAAACCTGCCGACAAGGGATCTGGTCATTCACTTGAGGCGTGCAAAGGTTCGCCTCACCTGTCCAGATGGGCCATTTGAGGCTTTTTTGCATGATCTGCAGATCCCGTTCACCTATGTTGAACTCTGTCGTTTCTGTCTGATGGAAGATCGCATTGCAGAACTGGACCGTGATCAGGCGATAATGTACGGAGAAGATGAGTGGATCTGCCTACCCTGTGCCCGTAAAGAACTCCGGCGTGAACTTGCCCACATGGGACGGTTGGGCAGGAATGCTCTCTCTCATCTTGATGAACTGCTTGATAAGTACCGAAGTGTTGATCGGGTGCTTGCCACCATTGAGCCTGGTGAGCATTCTTTTGATCATACTCTCTATGATCGATTGATTGCCCATCCTGTTGTTGAGACTAGCAGGCTGGATGAGCTTCCCCTGCCCCGCCAGTTTGTAGATCTTGCCAATGTTGAGTCTCTGATGCCGGTCCAGCAGATTGCTGTAGAGGCCGGTCTTTTGTACGGGAAAGACCTCCTTGTGGTGGCAGCTACCGCAAGTGGAAAAACATTCATTGGTGAGATGGCTGGATTCAAGAATTTCCTTGAGAAGAGGGGTCGGATGATTTTCCTTGTCCCTCTGGTGGCACTCGCATTTCAGAAATACGATCGGTTTGCAAAAAAATATGGAAAGATCGCTGAGATATCCATCATCACCGGAACAAGTCGTATCCAAATCAGTGACAACCGTCGCCCCGGGAACCGTGATCGGGGAGCTTCTATCATTATTGCGACGTATGAAGGAATTGACCACCTGCTCAGGTGTGGTATGAAACTGCATGACATCGGTACAGTGGTCATAGATGAAGTCCAGATGCTGGAGGATAAGGAGCGTGGGCATCGTGTTGACGGTCTTATTGCCAGGATGAAGTTCAACTCACCAAAAGCCCAGTTTTTGTATTTGAGTGCAACAATAGGACATCCAAAACTTCTTGCAAAGAAATTATCCTGTGAACTGGTCCGGTATGATGAGCGCCCGGTGACCCTTGAGAGATATCTGGTTTTTCTTGAACGCCAGCAGAAGATACCCACAGAGAAGAAACTGGTCCAAGATGAGTACAACAAGGTCTCTTCTAAAGGATTTCATAATCAGACTATTATTTTTACCAATTCCCGGGCACGGTGTCATGTTATCTCTGACAAGTTAGGTGAAGGAGTGGCCCCTTACCACGCTGGTCTGACCCAGGAAGAGCGGCGCCATGTTGAAAACCAGTTTGAAAAAGGTGAGATCAGGGCTGTTGTCACAACTGCTGCTCTCGCAGCAGGCGTTGATTTCCCTGCATCACAGGTAATATTTGATTCACTGGCGATGGGAATTGAGTGGTTGACCGTGCAGGAGTTCCAGCAGATGTCAGGAAGGGCAGGACGACCTGATTACCATGATCTTGGAAAAGTGGTGATCCTTGCAGAACCAGGAGGGTCATACTCCCGGAGTTCACGGATGACTGAAGAAGAAGTTGCCATGGGTCTTCTGAAAGGCGAAATGGGAGAAGTTGCTCCTGTTTACACTCTAGAGCAGAGTTCTGAGATTTATGTTGCAAATGCTGTGGTGGCTGCAGGTGACCGAAATATAATGCAGAAGATTGAAGCGAGTCTTGTGGGTGAGCCTGAACCGGTCGAAGAACTTCTGTTGCAGAGGAATCTGGTCTTTCGTGAAGGGGGAACCATCCGCCTCACTCCTCTTTCCCGTCTGATGGCAGAACACTTCATTGGTGTGGAAAGGCTTACAAGAATCATTGATCTTGTAAAGGAAACCAAAGATCCCCTTGAAATCCTTGCTGAGCTTGACTGTGCAACAGATGAAGAAGCTGCCCTTCTCCAGAGACAGAGAGGTAGGCAGGCAGAACTTCATGGTAGTCTCATGGAGAAAAGAAAAAAAAGGCCTGGAAAGAGACACCGCTGA
- a CDS encoding ArsR family transcriptional regulator, translating into MTGHIRIVNDPVELVPLFVIFNNTVYKKILDMLNKNWMTRSEIGDVVGEDGVRECLLILKKGNLLEEKWRMPEPGKKPEKEYKATYSKFRANFQCNFSDLADLLSIAFSEESEIGVKGDSLEGELSKGNSSINDIARRFNVTPIYIKGVAKRVPHLDVKGQGLVILEE; encoded by the coding sequence TTGACGGGTCATATCAGAATAGTCAATGATCCCGTAGAACTGGTCCCGCTTTTTGTCATCTTCAACAATACTGTCTATAAGAAGATTCTTGATATGCTGAACAAGAACTGGATGACCAGAAGCGAGATCGGTGATGTAGTGGGGGAAGACGGAGTCAGGGAGTGTCTGCTGATACTCAAGAAAGGCAACCTCCTTGAAGAGAAATGGCGCATGCCCGAGCCAGGTAAAAAGCCGGAAAAGGAGTATAAGGCAACATATAGCAAATTCAGGGCCAACTTTCAGTGCAATTTCTCGGATCTTGCAGATCTGCTCTCGATTGCATTCTCTGAAGAATCAGAAATAGGAGTTAAGGGCGATAGCCTTGAAGGAGAGTTATCTAAAGGAAACTCTTCAATAAATGACATTGCACGAAGGTTTAATGTAACCCCGATATACATTAAAGGAGTAGCAAAACGGGTTCCACACCTTGATGTGAAGGGCCAGGGACTGGTTATACTTGAAGAATGA
- a CDS encoding DUF7839 domain-containing protein produces the protein MKNEDEPGYTILRNKRDVSRFQILVEIAEHQPAVRQQEIAAMLGVTPQAISEYIRDLVDEGMIKAPGRGRYEVTREGIEWILQNAEMLEIYAKHVRHDIIHQVSVWTAIAAEDLRKGDRVGVYMKGGILYASRKLTTANGEIAVDTPKGEETGVAKLDGIIDHKESIVQVCKVPRVERGGSRNVKLDQLTEVIGGVSVVACVGLEAWVSLKKIGRVPDLYFGSREGVIEAALHGIPCGIVIVDEFFTEYLKQLEQAELSYEIHDLVAA, from the coding sequence TTGAAGAATGAAGACGAGCCGGGATATACGATCCTGCGTAATAAACGGGATGTCTCCCGGTTTCAAATTCTTGTTGAAATAGCTGAGCATCAACCTGCAGTACGGCAGCAGGAGATTGCAGCAATGCTTGGGGTAACACCTCAGGCGATATCAGAATATATCCGTGATCTGGTTGATGAAGGTATGATAAAGGCCCCTGGCAGGGGGAGATATGAGGTAACCCGTGAAGGGATTGAGTGGATCCTTCAGAATGCCGAGATGCTTGAAATCTATGCAAAGCATGTGAGGCATGACATTATCCATCAGGTCTCGGTATGGACAGCAATAGCGGCAGAGGATCTCCGAAAGGGCGACAGGGTAGGGGTGTACATGAAAGGGGGCATTTTATATGCATCCCGGAAACTGACTACTGCAAATGGTGAGATCGCGGTTGATACACCGAAAGGTGAGGAGACAGGGGTTGCTAAACTGGATGGGATTATCGATCACAAGGAGTCTATTGTCCAGGTATGTAAGGTTCCGAGGGTTGAGCGTGGAGGCTCACGAAATGTCAAACTCGACCAACTTACCGAGGTTATCGGCGGGGTTTCGGTTGTCGCATGTGTCGGGCTTGAAGCCTGGGTCTCGCTCAAAAAAATCGGACGGGTGCCCGATCTCTATTTTGGTTCGCGTGAAGGTGTAATAGAAGCAGCTCTGCACGGCATCCCCTGCGGCATTGTGATTGTAGATGAGTTTTTCACCGAGTATCTGAAACAGCTTGAACAGGCAGAGCTCAGTTATGAGATTCATGATCTGGTAGCTGCATGA
- a CDS encoding PEGA domain-containing protein produces the protein MIQKRNGIALFLIGCLLLVGVGSATTIELSGVSISGAGQSASIPITIDTVSTGLAGYKLNAALSTSGVAKITAVTMPDWASMKNVDGTLPGESVNITAVDLSDTIKSGATNVPVATLTIEGVAAGSTNLVLTVSELTDDSGNAIQFSMSQAGIVVGGSSSTPTPSPTPTITSTTTATITPTPTATITSSPTVTPTQTITATPTLTTVPTITPTPTQTIVQLATPTPVPTVIANFTADVTSGPSPMTVKFTDLSEGYPTKFLWNFGDNSSDSTSVVENPQHIYRIPGIYSVSLNASNSQYSNETSRANYIVAANMRMPQRGDKTSMTIYSVPDGAECYLNNAYQGITPVNVTNLTPRTYQLRLHKEGYYDIVDPVIANNGVLPTFVSGYEMVPHYAEIGKLVADPPQTGAAYIVTYPELVTTYIDDKKVGMTDVMVLNLAVGTHNLTLVKDGYANWTDTLDVRNGLAVIQSYFYDQPYFPPTNKIVEYVNMSP, from the coding sequence ATGATTCAGAAAAGAAATGGAATTGCATTGTTCCTTATTGGATGCCTGCTCCTTGTCGGGGTAGGATCAGCAACGACTATTGAACTATCAGGGGTAAGCATCAGCGGAGCTGGCCAGAGTGCCAGCATTCCGATTACCATTGATACAGTCTCCACCGGCCTTGCTGGATATAAATTAAATGCAGCACTTTCCACATCCGGAGTTGCAAAGATCACCGCTGTTACGATGCCTGACTGGGCCTCAATGAAAAATGTGGATGGAACCCTTCCAGGAGAGTCAGTTAATATAACGGCCGTTGATCTTTCGGACACCATTAAGTCAGGAGCTACCAATGTTCCGGTTGCAACTCTTACAATTGAGGGAGTTGCAGCAGGTTCAACCAATCTTGTTCTAACGGTGTCAGAACTTACAGATGATAGTGGGAATGCGATTCAGTTTTCCATGTCACAGGCTGGAATCGTAGTAGGAGGTTCATCCTCAACACCGACTCCTAGTCCTACGCCAACCATAACATCTACAACTACCGCGACTATCACTCCGACACCTACAGCGACCATAACGAGTTCACCAACAGTAACTCCAACACAAACGATTACGGCAACCCCGACACTCACAACAGTTCCCACAATAACTCCCACACCTACTCAAACAATTGTGCAACTGGCAACCCCGACACCAGTTCCGACAGTTATCGCTAACTTCACAGCAGATGTAACCAGTGGACCTTCACCAATGACCGTAAAATTTACAGACCTATCAGAAGGATACCCTACAAAATTCTTATGGAACTTTGGTGATAATTCATCTGATTCAACGTCGGTCGTAGAGAATCCGCAACATATCTATCGTATTCCTGGAATCTACTCTGTCTCATTAAATGCCTCCAACAGCCAGTACAGCAACGAAACGTCACGGGCAAACTACATTGTTGCTGCAAATATGAGGATGCCACAGCGTGGAGACAAAACTTCAATGACAATTTATTCTGTTCCTGATGGGGCAGAATGTTACCTGAATAATGCGTACCAGGGCATTACCCCGGTAAATGTAACCAACCTTACACCCCGAACCTATCAACTCAGGCTTCATAAAGAAGGGTATTATGACATAGTAGACCCGGTAATTGCAAACAATGGTGTTTTGCCTACATTCGTATCCGGATATGAGATGGTGCCCCATTATGCTGAGATTGGAAAACTTGTTGCTGATCCCCCACAGACCGGAGCCGCATACATTGTGACCTACCCGGAACTGGTAACAACATACATTGATGATAAGAAAGTTGGTATGACTGATGTGATGGTTCTTAACCTGGCTGTAGGAACTCATAACCTGACATTGGTTAAGGATGGATATGCAAATTGGACTGATACCCTTGATGTCAGGAATGGGCTTGCAGTCATCCAGAGTTACTTCTATGATCAGCCATATTTCCCACCGACTAACAAGATTGTCGAATATGTGAACATGAGCCCCTGA